One genomic region from Amycolatopsis sp. FBCC-B4732 encodes:
- a CDS encoding GNAT family N-acetyltransferase, giving the protein MNWTITRTDVAHPDAVAIMREYMDEVASRYFGRPITEAELTHYVAEEPGTDLVPPAGAFFVGRRDGEVAGCAGTRVVEPGISELTKVFIKPAHRGTGGGPALVAAAEEAARGFGSALMRLDTRHDLVEARALYAKIGYDEVEPFNDGQFAEHWFAKALS; this is encoded by the coding sequence GTGAACTGGACGATCACCCGGACCGACGTGGCCCACCCGGACGCCGTCGCGATCATGCGCGAGTACATGGACGAAGTCGCTTCGCGCTACTTCGGCCGCCCGATCACCGAAGCCGAGCTCACGCACTACGTCGCCGAGGAGCCCGGCACCGATCTGGTGCCGCCCGCCGGGGCGTTCTTCGTCGGCAGGCGCGACGGCGAGGTCGCGGGGTGCGCCGGGACGCGTGTCGTCGAGCCCGGGATCTCCGAGCTGACGAAGGTCTTCATCAAGCCCGCCCACCGCGGCACCGGCGGCGGCCCCGCGCTGGTGGCGGCCGCCGAGGAGGCCGCGCGCGGGTTCGGCTCGGCGCTCATGCGCCTGGACACCCGCCACGACCTCGTCGAAGCCCGCGCGCTCTACGCGAAGATCGGCTACGACGAGGTCGAGCCCTTCAACGACGGGCAGTTCGCCGAGCACTGGTTCGCGAAGGCGCTCAGCTGA
- the rpsL gene encoding 30S ribosomal protein S12: MPTIQQLVRKGRQDKAAKQKTAALKGSPQRRGVCTRVYTTTPKKPNSALRKVARVKLTSGIEVTAYIPGEGHNLQEHSMVLVRGGRVKDLPGVRYKIIRGSLDTQGVKNRKQARSRYGAKKEKS; the protein is encoded by the coding sequence TTGCCCACGATCCAGCAGCTGGTCCGCAAGGGCCGCCAGGACAAGGCTGCCAAGCAGAAGACCGCGGCCCTCAAGGGGAGCCCGCAGCGGCGCGGCGTGTGCACCCGCGTGTACACGACCACCCCCAAGAAGCCGAACTCGGCGCTGCGCAAGGTCGCGCGTGTGAAGCTGACCAGCGGCATCGAGGTCACCGCCTACATCCCCGGTGAGGGCCACAACCTGCAGGAGCACTCGATGGTGCTCGTGCGCGGTGGTCGTGTGAAGGACCTTCCGGGTGTCCGTTACAAGATCATCCGCGGTTCGCTCGACACGCAGGGTGTCAAGAACCGCAAGCAGGCGCGCAGCCGGTACGGCGCGAAGAAGGAGAAGAGCTAA
- a CDS encoding WXG100 family type VII secretion target: MAEFQDVASGVSVKSDDPGTVLGVNVDNAVKATPFVGGAVTAGKDVVSVYQAVTAPHPDGVDIALGVASIATDTTSFIQSSASTITDIATDPLGWLVGQGLNFLISAVQPIQDAIHFVSGDGPALATAAGNFGAIATGLDELAKNFAAVADTSLAGWKGDAGDAARRSLGEFAHGIGGVSAKSGDMAQMLQLSSMLMSFVEDLIKAILTELVTWLIMIWIPALAAAVPTCGASVATAGTASEVKLGTTAAKTTKKVSKVRELLQKILEWLQKMKAKLAATKLGKVFADGKTAEKLAEIAEGNAGKSMVDKLKGAEGMIGKRAGENALSEIAKKGGEAAAKGVFGFNPANPGDNPAKTLNDHLGKLNSHVKNAKKASDHGETGRTQSDDETREDLDF, translated from the coding sequence ATGGCGGAGTTCCAGGACGTCGCGAGCGGCGTCAGCGTGAAGAGCGACGACCCGGGCACCGTGCTGGGGGTGAACGTCGACAACGCGGTCAAGGCGACGCCGTTCGTGGGCGGTGCCGTGACCGCCGGCAAGGACGTCGTCTCCGTGTACCAGGCGGTCACCGCGCCCCACCCCGACGGTGTCGACATCGCGCTCGGGGTGGCCTCGATCGCGACCGACACGACGTCGTTCATCCAGTCCAGCGCGAGCACCATCACCGACATCGCCACCGACCCGCTCGGCTGGCTCGTCGGGCAGGGGCTGAACTTCCTGATCAGCGCGGTCCAGCCGATCCAGGACGCGATCCACTTCGTCAGCGGCGACGGGCCCGCGCTCGCCACCGCGGCCGGCAACTTCGGCGCCATCGCCACCGGGCTGGACGAGCTGGCGAAGAACTTCGCCGCGGTCGCCGACACGTCGCTGGCGGGCTGGAAGGGCGACGCCGGCGACGCGGCGCGAAGGTCGCTCGGCGAGTTCGCCCACGGCATCGGCGGCGTCTCCGCGAAGTCCGGCGACATGGCGCAGATGCTGCAGCTGAGCAGCATGCTGATGAGCTTCGTCGAGGACCTGATCAAGGCGATCCTCACCGAGCTGGTCACCTGGCTGATCATGATCTGGATCCCGGCGCTCGCGGCCGCGGTGCCCACCTGCGGGGCGTCGGTGGCCACCGCGGGCACGGCGTCGGAGGTCAAGCTCGGCACGACCGCCGCGAAGACGACGAAGAAGGTCTCGAAGGTCCGCGAGCTGCTGCAGAAGATCCTCGAGTGGCTGCAGAAGATGAAGGCCAAGCTGGCCGCCACGAAGCTGGGCAAGGTGTTCGCCGACGGCAAGACCGCGGAGAAGCTCGCGGAGATCGCCGAAGGCAACGCGGGCAAGAGCATGGTCGACAAGCTCAAGGGCGCCGAAGGCATGATCGGCAAGCGGGCCGGCGAGAACGCGCTGTCCGAGATCGCGAAGAAGGGCGGCGAAGCCGCGGCCAAGGGCGTCTTCGGGTTCAACCCAGCCAACCCCGGCGACAACCCGGCCAAGACGCTGAACGACCACCTCGGCAAGCTCAACAGCCACGTCAAGAACGCCAAGAAGGCGAGCGACCACGGCGAGACCGGCCGGACCCAATCCGACGACGAGACGCGCGAGGACCTGGACTTCTGA
- a CDS encoding YbaB/EbfC family nucleoid-associated protein has translation MAAEFDRLVTEFERFQSSIRDVDDRFAGLGAMQQELSELQASASSPDGGVTVVTGPGGAVLDVKFTDAALAKGPQALSAALMATLREAVGEAARRQAVLVQEHLGDELGLVDQVLETQAEAFGTTVEEMRSKLAEGTPSRERPSAPEDFSEERVLRQAGDAPPPPAPPASGGTAGESFLRNLFDEED, from the coding sequence ATGGCGGCCGAGTTCGACCGACTGGTGACCGAGTTCGAGCGGTTCCAGTCGAGCATCCGGGACGTCGACGACCGGTTCGCCGGTCTCGGCGCGATGCAGCAGGAGCTGTCGGAACTCCAGGCGAGCGCGTCGTCGCCGGACGGCGGGGTGACCGTCGTCACCGGGCCGGGTGGTGCGGTCCTGGACGTCAAGTTCACCGACGCCGCGCTGGCGAAGGGGCCGCAGGCGCTGTCCGCGGCCCTGATGGCGACGCTGCGGGAAGCCGTCGGCGAGGCGGCCCGGCGGCAGGCGGTGCTCGTCCAGGAGCACCTCGGCGACGAGCTCGGCCTGGTCGACCAGGTCCTGGAGACGCAGGCCGAGGCGTTCGGAACCACCGTCGAAGAAATGCGGTCGAAGCTGGCGGAAGGGACGCCGTCGCGGGAGCGGCCGTCCGCGCCGGAGGACTTCTCCGAGGAGCGGGTGCTGCGCCAGGCCGGCGACGCCCCGCCGCCACCGGCACCGCCTGCGAGCGGCGGTACCGCGGGCGAGTCGTTCCTGCGGAACCTGTTCGACGAGGAGGACTGA
- the rpsG gene encoding 30S ribosomal protein S7 yields MPRKGPAPKRPLISDPVYASPLVTQLVNKVLKDGKRSLAERIVYGALEGAREKTGTDPVVTLKRALDNVKPTIEVKSRRVGGATYQVPIEVKPGRSTTLALRWLVSFSQARREKTMIERLQNELLDASNGLGASVKRREDTHKMAESNRAFAHYRW; encoded by the coding sequence ATGCCCCGCAAGGGTCCGGCCCCGAAGCGGCCGCTGATCTCCGACCCCGTCTACGCCTCCCCGCTGGTCACCCAGCTGGTGAACAAGGTGCTGAAGGACGGGAAGCGGTCCCTGGCCGAGCGCATCGTCTACGGCGCGCTCGAAGGCGCTCGCGAGAAGACGGGTACCGACCCCGTCGTCACGCTGAAGCGCGCCCTCGACAACGTGAAGCCCACCATCGAGGTGAAGAGCCGCCGCGTCGGTGGCGCCACCTACCAGGTGCCGATCGAGGTCAAGCCGGGCCGCTCCACCACCCTGGCGCTGCGCTGGCTGGTCTCCTTCTCGCAGGCTCGCCGCGAGAAGACGATGATCGAGCGCCTGCAGAACGAGCTCCTGGACGCTTCCAACGGCCTCGGTGCCTCCGTGAAGCGTCGCGAGGACACGCACAAGATGGCCGAGTCCAACCGGGCCTTCGCGCACTACCGCTGGTAA